Proteins encoded in a region of the Meiothermus sp. CFH 77666 genome:
- the pgl gene encoding 6-phosphogluconolactonase, which yields MADLEVQTCTSTEEVAQALADLLAEHLQRGGSAVLAGGQTPLPAYQLLARLELPWPQIHLIPSDERCVKPSSPLRNDLQILAALGEKAPLHRFPAELGPSEAASQMEAVVRALLPFELVVLGMGEDGHTASLFPGHPNYETLVAPVYNAPKPPPERVTLTPKALSQTRLLVFVVTGEGKRETLRQVLARTPLPPNQIPAPRRLLLCDRAAYPHPNV from the coding sequence ATGGCAGATCTCGAGGTGCAAACCTGCACCAGCACGGAAGAAGTAGCCCAGGCTCTGGCCGACCTTCTGGCCGAGCACTTGCAAAGGGGTGGTAGCGCCGTGCTAGCGGGCGGCCAGACCCCATTGCCGGCCTACCAATTATTGGCCCGCCTCGAACTTCCCTGGCCACAAATACACCTGATCCCCTCAGATGAGCGCTGCGTAAAGCCCTCTTCCCCACTCCGAAATGATCTGCAAATCCTTGCCGCGCTGGGTGAAAAAGCGCCATTGCACCGCTTCCCTGCCGAGCTGGGGCCTAGCGAAGCCGCCTCTCAAATGGAAGCGGTGGTACGAGCCCTCCTGCCCTTTGAGCTGGTAGTGCTAGGTATGGGCGAAGACGGGCACACTGCGAGCTTGTTCCCTGGACACCCAAACTACGAGACCCTGGTAGCCCCGGTATACAACGCTCCCAAGCCCCCGCCAGAACGGGTAACTCTTACCCCTAAAGCCTTGTCTCAGACCCGGCTGCTGGTTTTCGTGGTTACCGGTGAGGGCAAACGCGAGACCCTGCGCCAGGTGCTGGCCCGAACACCCTTGCCACCCAACCAGATTCCCGCCCCCAGGCGGCTCCTTCTATGCGACCGGGCGGCCTATCCTCATCCCAATGTCTGA